The following proteins are encoded in a genomic region of Arachis ipaensis cultivar K30076 chromosome B02, Araip1.1, whole genome shotgun sequence:
- the LOC107628185 gene encoding uncharacterized protein LOC107628185, whose protein sequence is MLLETFLFLLDCGVYFVESRTFLLVSTAFSVCYFLYAVICGQEDFCVIWANEVFYDLNGETMPELGSGARRSKWLGDLQPGPLPVDEGENWVQVGNSHVYKIERKLGKGGFGQVYVGRRMSGGSDRTGPDVIEGNN, encoded by the exons ATGCTTTTAGAGACATTCCTTTTCTTGTTGGATTGTGGAGTATATTTTGTTGAAAGTAGAACCTTTTTGTTGGTATCTACTGCCTTTTCAGTATGCTACTTTCTTTATGCTGTTATCTGCGGGCAAG AGGACTTTTGCGTAATTTGGGCGAATGAAGTGTTCTATGATTTGAATGGGGAGACGATGCCAGAGTTGGGAAGTGGAGCTAGAAGGTCGAAATGGCTTGGTGATCTTCAGCCTGGTCCACTACCCGTTGATGAAGGAGAAAATTGG GTACAAGTTGGTAACTCTCATGTTTACAAGATAGAAAGAAAATTGGGTAAAGGTGGATTTGGCCAAGTTTATGTTGGCAGAAGGATGAGTGGTGGTTCTGATCGAACTGGTCCTGATGTAATTGAG GGGAACAATTAG